One Thermofilum pendens Hrk 5 DNA segment encodes these proteins:
- a CDS encoding elongation factor EF-2 produces MVRYKQVSDIVKIMRNVEQVRNIGTLAHVDHGKTTTSDSLLMGAGILSPKAAGQALALDYVEIEQLRQMTVKAANVSLYHEWEGKPYVINLVDTPGHVDFTGHVTRSLRMMDGGIVVVDAVEGVMTQTETVVRQALSEYVRPLLYINKVDRLIKELRLEPREIQQRFVEIVKEFNALIELYADKEFKDKWKVDFAKGQVAFGSALHKWGLTVPIATQKGVKFDYIIDAYLRDEKDKLAEEFPLYVALLDMVVEHIPNPREAQKYRVPKLWKGDLNSEIGKAMLECDPDGPTVVAVSKITVDPHAGHVATGRVFSGTVTEGQEVYLLNAKDSAKVLQVGLYMGPYREKTEQISAGNIVAMLGLDKARAGETVVDIKYKDVMTPFEHLAYVAEPVVTIAVEPKKSSDLPKLVDVLRKLAIEDPTLKVYINQETGEYLLSGVGTLHLEITLWELKQRTGIEIVTSPPIVRYRETVREKGQVFEGKSPNKHNKLYFYVEPLNEETIKLMQEGKVYPDQDWRERATLLREYAGWDTDEARNIWDIDENFNVIVNKTSGIQYLREVKDTIIQGFRWTMEAGPLAQEPVRGVKVVLVDAVLHEDPAHRGPAQIMPATKNSIMASLLSAKPTLLEPILKVDVKVPTQHVSGVLTVLNRHRGRILSMEERGMVMRVLAELPVAESFNIADEMREATQGRAFFAYEFYKWAPVPSSQLEQIALAIRERKGLPKKLPTIEEFLGP; encoded by the coding sequence ATGGTGCGGTACAAGCAGGTATCCGACATCGTAAAAATAATGAGAAACGTAGAGCAAGTGCGGAATATAGGTACGCTTGCACACGTAGACCACGGCAAGACCACGACTTCCGACTCTCTGTTAATGGGTGCGGGGATACTTAGCCCGAAGGCAGCTGGACAGGCACTAGCACTGGACTATGTAGAGATAGAGCAGCTCAGACAAATGACAGTTAAAGCGGCAAACGTCTCGCTCTACCACGAGTGGGAGGGCAAACCCTACGTCATTAACCTGGTCGATACGCCCGGACACGTTGACTTCACGGGGCATGTGACTAGGAGCCTGAGGATGATGGACGGAGGTATAGTCGTTGTAGATGCTGTTGAAGGCGTAATGACGCAGACGGAGACCGTGGTTAGGCAAGCTCTCTCCGAGTATGTGCGCCCCTTGCTCTACATAAACAAGGTTGACAGGCTGATAAAGGAGCTTAGGCTTGAACCCAGGGAGATACAGCAGAGGTTCGTGGAGATTGTCAAGGAGTTCAACGCGTTGATCGAGCTCTACGCAGATAAAGAGTTCAAGGACAAGTGGAAGGTGGACTTTGCTAAAGGACAGGTAGCCTTTGGTAGCGCGTTACACAAGTGGGGCCTTACAGTCCCCATAGCGACTCAAAAAGGAGTAAAGTTCGACTATATCATCGACGCTTACCTTAGAGACGAGAAGGATAAACTGGCAGAAGAGTTTCCGCTTTACGTAGCGCTACTGGACATGGTCGTTGAGCACATACCTAACCCGCGGGAGGCGCAGAAATACAGGGTTCCCAAGCTCTGGAAGGGAGACCTTAACAGCGAGATAGGTAAAGCCATGCTGGAATGCGACCCGGACGGGCCTACCGTTGTCGCTGTAAGCAAGATAACCGTAGATCCACACGCTGGGCACGTCGCTACGGGCAGGGTCTTCTCTGGGACCGTAACGGAGGGACAGGAAGTCTACCTGCTGAACGCGAAGGACTCTGCGAAGGTACTTCAGGTAGGGCTTTACATGGGACCCTACAGGGAGAAGACCGAGCAGATTTCAGCCGGAAACATTGTCGCAATGCTGGGACTAGACAAGGCGAGGGCGGGAGAAACCGTCGTTGACATAAAGTACAAGGACGTGATGACTCCCTTCGAGCACCTAGCATACGTTGCTGAGCCTGTAGTCACGATAGCTGTGGAGCCGAAGAAGAGTAGCGACCTTCCGAAGCTCGTAGACGTTTTGAGGAAGCTCGCCATAGAGGATCCGACGCTAAAGGTGTACATAAACCAGGAAACCGGGGAGTACTTGTTGAGCGGGGTTGGAACCTTACACCTCGAGATTACCCTCTGGGAGCTTAAGCAAAGAACAGGAATAGAAATAGTTACTTCACCGCCGATCGTGAGGTACAGGGAGACTGTCCGCGAGAAAGGACAGGTATTCGAAGGGAAGTCTCCGAACAAGCACAACAAACTATACTTCTACGTGGAACCGCTTAACGAGGAAACAATAAAGCTCATGCAGGAGGGCAAAGTATACCCGGACCAGGACTGGCGCGAAAGGGCTACTCTGCTCAGGGAATACGCTGGATGGGACACCGACGAGGCACGCAATATATGGGACATCGATGAGAACTTCAACGTCATAGTAAACAAGACAAGCGGTATCCAATACCTCAGGGAAGTGAAAGACACCATTATACAGGGCTTCAGGTGGACCATGGAGGCAGGACCCCTGGCACAGGAACCGGTAAGGGGTGTGAAGGTAGTTCTAGTAGATGCGGTGCTCCACGAGGATCCAGCGCACAGAGGACCGGCGCAGATAATGCCGGCTACAAAGAACAGTATCATGGCATCCTTACTCTCCGCGAAGCCCACGCTTCTAGAGCCGATACTCAAGGTCGACGTGAAAGTGCCCACGCAGCATGTAAGCGGCGTACTAACCGTGCTTAACAGGCACAGGGGGAGAATACTCTCGATGGAGGAGAGAGGCATGGTCATGCGGGTGCTGGCAGAGCTCCCCGTGGCAGAAAGCTTCAACATTGCAGACGAAATGCGAGAAGCAACTCAGGGTAGAGCCTTCTTTGCCTACGAGTTCTACAAGTGGGCGCCGGTACCATCCTCACAACTCGAACAGATAGCATTAGCAATCAGGGAGAGAAAGGGTCTACCCAAGAAGCTACCAACAATTGAGGAGTTCTTAGGACCCTAA
- a CDS encoding 50S ribosomal protein L6, translated as MRVLQKTESVPIPEGVKVHVNGKRVEVEGPLGKVEKDFSHARRISIRVEGNSVVVETFHATKKDYALVGTIASIINNMIIGVTKGYRYKLKIVYAHFPMSLKVEKDKIIIENFLGERGKRIAGIMPGAKVKIEKDDVIVEGIDLDAVAQTAANIHLATHLRGKRALSPHGREGTGPGILDGIYLYAIEHLK; from the coding sequence ATGAGAGTGTTGCAGAAGACGGAGAGTGTGCCTATACCGGAGGGCGTGAAGGTACACGTAAACGGGAAAAGGGTCGAAGTGGAGGGACCTTTGGGCAAAGTGGAGAAGGACTTTTCTCACGCTAGGAGGATCTCGATACGCGTAGAGGGGAACTCCGTAGTTGTTGAGACTTTCCACGCGACGAAGAAAGACTATGCGCTCGTAGGCACTATAGCCTCAATAATAAACAACATGATCATTGGCGTCACGAAGGGCTACAGGTACAAGCTGAAGATAGTCTACGCCCACTTCCCGATGAGCCTAAAGGTTGAAAAGGATAAGATCATCATCGAGAACTTCCTAGGGGAGAGAGGCAAAAGGATAGCCGGGATAATGCCTGGAGCCAAGGTGAAGATCGAGAAAGACGACGTAATAGTTGAGGGTATAGACCTTGACGCCGTAGCCCAGACAGCCGCCAACATACACCTAGCAACCCACCTGCGCGGTAAGCGTGCGCTCAGCCCCCACGGCCGAGAAGGAACAGGTCCAGGCATACTGGACGGTATCTACCTGTACGCCATAGAGCACTTGAAGTAG
- the metG gene encoding methionine--tRNA ligase, producing MGDKARRKWLVLAAWPYAYGVPHLGNLIGSVLSADVAARFLRLAGDEVVFVSGSDMHGTPIEVEALKRGESPKDLAERNHEKIKELFERWEISFDNYSKTESPTHIKFVQDFYRRVYENGYVFSDTVQLYYCPKDKIFLPDRYIVGTCPYCGYDRAYGDQCENCGRLLEPTLLLNPRCAICGSTPELRTTTHWFFDLPKLTDALKRYIEENENLPPNARNMSLQILRDGLKPRALTRDNKWGIPAPFPGAEDKTIYVWMEAVLGYISATIEYFASKGEPEKWKEFWLDPETRSVYFIGKDNIPFHTLILPALLIASGEKYVLPWTVASTEYLLFRGLKFSKSRRIGVWIDEALEVFPADYWRFVLVSLRPEQKDMSFTWEEFLRIVNNDLNDNIGNFVHRVLVLVQRKFGGIAPAPLDFADEDLKFREEILARSREVAEFMYAFRFKEALTHILWLSSSGNSYLNFRKPWELDSESARTPAFLALHAVKALAIMLYPIIPRSSQEMWKLLGYKDDIANHRWHEINEAVPPGQELPSPRPLFRKISEEELKAAVEKIEELRASRSS from the coding sequence TTGGGTGATAAGGCTAGGCGCAAGTGGCTAGTACTCGCCGCGTGGCCCTATGCGTACGGAGTACCACACCTCGGTAACCTCATAGGCTCGGTGCTCTCGGCAGACGTTGCCGCTAGGTTCCTGAGGTTAGCGGGGGATGAAGTGGTCTTCGTTTCTGGCTCTGACATGCACGGTACGCCTATCGAGGTTGAAGCTTTGAAGCGGGGAGAAAGCCCCAAGGATTTGGCGGAGCGGAACCACGAAAAAATTAAGGAGCTTTTCGAGAGGTGGGAGATAAGCTTCGATAACTACTCTAAGACTGAGAGTCCCACGCACATAAAGTTCGTCCAGGATTTCTACAGGAGGGTCTACGAAAACGGGTACGTTTTCTCGGATACCGTGCAACTGTACTACTGTCCTAAGGACAAGATATTTCTCCCCGACCGCTACATAGTAGGCACGTGCCCGTATTGCGGCTACGACCGTGCATACGGCGATCAATGTGAGAACTGCGGGCGCTTGCTCGAACCTACCCTTCTCCTGAACCCCAGGTGTGCAATATGTGGGTCAACGCCCGAGCTTAGGACTACTACACACTGGTTCTTCGACCTTCCGAAGCTGACGGATGCCTTGAAGCGGTACATCGAAGAAAACGAAAACCTCCCTCCAAACGCGCGCAACATGAGCCTCCAGATACTGAGGGACGGGTTAAAACCGCGAGCCCTCACACGAGACAACAAGTGGGGCATACCGGCACCCTTTCCTGGGGCCGAGGATAAGACAATCTATGTTTGGATGGAGGCAGTGCTAGGATACATCTCGGCTACAATAGAGTACTTCGCCTCGAAGGGAGAGCCGGAGAAGTGGAAGGAGTTCTGGCTCGACCCGGAGACGAGGAGCGTATACTTCATAGGAAAAGATAACATACCTTTCCATACGTTGATCCTTCCAGCGTTGCTTATTGCGAGCGGGGAGAAGTACGTTCTGCCGTGGACCGTGGCCTCCACGGAGTACTTACTCTTCAGGGGGTTGAAGTTCTCGAAGAGTCGAAGGATTGGTGTCTGGATTGACGAAGCGCTGGAAGTCTTCCCGGCGGATTACTGGAGATTCGTACTCGTCTCTCTTAGACCGGAGCAGAAAGACATGAGCTTCACGTGGGAGGAGTTCCTCAGAATAGTGAACAACGACCTTAACGACAATATTGGGAACTTTGTGCACAGAGTGCTGGTGCTTGTGCAGAGAAAATTCGGAGGCATAGCGCCAGCTCCCCTGGACTTCGCAGATGAGGACTTGAAGTTCAGGGAGGAGATCCTGGCGAGATCCCGTGAAGTCGCGGAGTTCATGTACGCTTTTCGCTTCAAGGAAGCTTTAACGCACATACTATGGCTCTCCAGCTCGGGCAACTCCTATCTCAACTTCCGGAAACCCTGGGAACTAGACTCCGAGTCTGCGAGAACCCCTGCGTTCCTAGCCCTACACGCTGTCAAAGCATTAGCAATAATGCTCTATCCAATAATCCCCAGGAGCAGCCAGGAGATGTGGAAGCTCCTAGGGTACAAGGACGACATAGCGAATCACCGTTGGCACGAGATAAACGAAGCTGTACCGCCGGGTCAAGAACTCCCAAGCCCGAGACCCCTGTTCAGGAAGATAAGCGAGGAGGAGCTGAAAGCAGCAGTGGAGAAGATCGAGGAGCTACGCGCAAGCCGTAGCAGCTAG
- the ilvA gene encoding threonine ammonia-lyase encodes MSVDEKLFEELSIRIKEARDVLRNVIHRTPLQASKTLSDLTNSEVYLKLENLQKTGAFKVRGAYYKLQKLARSGVKSVVAASSGNHAQGVAYSASLLGIKSTIVMPRYTPFYKVNATKSYGAEVVLHGETYDDAYLKALEIAEKTGSPFVHPFNDPDIIAGQGTIGVEIFEDLSNVDLVLVPVGGGGLISGIAVALKKLKPDVKVVGVQPRGAPAMYLSFHEKRIVETPQVNSIADGVIVKRPGDLTLRIMEEFVDDVVLVDDREIARAMFLLLERVKTVAEPAGALSVAALTSGAVSAEGKRVVAVVSGGNVDPALLVRILGQVLYAEGRQVRIQGVLPDKPGQLKKVIDVVSELGLNIVEIQHERLNPLLSPGMAQVTLGLEVPSREYADMLILKLKAQGLDFKVI; translated from the coding sequence GTGTCTGTAGACGAAAAGCTGTTCGAGGAGCTTAGCATTAGGATAAAAGAGGCGCGCGACGTTCTGAGAAACGTTATACATAGGACTCCTCTGCAGGCTTCGAAGACTCTCTCAGACCTAACGAACTCGGAAGTTTACCTGAAGCTGGAAAATCTTCAAAAGACTGGGGCGTTCAAGGTTCGAGGAGCGTACTATAAACTGCAGAAACTAGCCAGGAGCGGCGTGAAAAGCGTTGTCGCGGCGAGCTCCGGGAACCACGCCCAGGGCGTAGCCTACTCCGCGTCCCTGCTAGGCATTAAATCGACGATCGTTATGCCCAGGTATACCCCTTTCTACAAGGTAAACGCCACTAAGAGCTACGGGGCAGAGGTCGTCCTCCACGGAGAAACCTACGACGACGCTTACCTGAAGGCGCTAGAAATAGCTGAGAAAACAGGCTCGCCGTTCGTGCACCCCTTCAACGATCCCGACATCATCGCCGGACAGGGAACCATAGGAGTCGAGATATTCGAAGATTTAAGCAACGTAGACCTGGTACTAGTACCCGTAGGTGGCGGTGGACTCATATCCGGAATAGCAGTGGCCTTGAAGAAACTAAAGCCCGACGTAAAGGTCGTAGGGGTTCAACCGAGGGGGGCTCCCGCCATGTACCTTTCCTTCCACGAGAAAAGGATAGTTGAAACCCCCCAGGTCAACAGCATAGCCGACGGTGTTATCGTTAAGCGCCCGGGGGACCTCACCCTCAGGATAATGGAGGAATTCGTCGACGACGTAGTGCTAGTCGACGACCGAGAAATAGCGAGGGCCATGTTCCTTCTCCTAGAGCGCGTGAAGACTGTGGCCGAGCCCGCGGGCGCTCTCTCCGTAGCCGCGCTGACCTCCGGGGCTGTGAGTGCAGAGGGCAAAAGGGTCGTCGCAGTAGTGAGCGGTGGCAACGTAGACCCCGCGCTCCTAGTCAGGATCCTAGGACAGGTGCTATACGCGGAGGGGAGACAGGTGAGGATACAGGGAGTGCTCCCAGACAAGCCTGGACAACTGAAGAAAGTCATCGATGTTGTCTCCGAGCTCGGGCTGAACATAGTGGAGATACAGCACGAGAGGCTAAACCCGCTGCTAAGCCCGGGTATGGCTCAGGTTACGCTAGGCCTCGAGGTGCCCTCGCGAGAGTACGCAGACATGCTTATCTTAAAGCTTAAAGCCCAGGGCCTCGACTTTAAAGTGATATAA
- a CDS encoding tRNA(Ile)(2)-agmatinylcytidine synthase has product MGLTSVHVGLDDTDSPLGLCTTFVALAIVREASRIGAGFADLPYLVRLNPNVPLKTRGNGAVAIHFLVEEELVPRVEEAVVRALDDLSERHGKTDPAAILVKGDVPRAFRSVYLRALTEFIPSSYVRSVLERFKGESVKLLYSRSKRPRGLVGAVASLGAYPLEDYTYELIVYRSPEERSESRDISEDLLLELDRKYRPLVFATYDYSSRRVLAVPHGPDPVIFGLRSLDPEILVNVAVDVLEKISHAGYLLFKTNQGTSAHLQRYKPVALVRPYDSVVVRGSVAEKPTVISGGHVIVNVCDETGCLQIAFYKETGRLNRVAKLLSRGDLVEVGGGVMKKDGLVLNAEYLRLIKPALNVKRLNPLCPKCGSRMTSAGKGKGYKCPKCGYRAKEAAKIYRVAPRTLEPGTYFQSPSAYRHLTKPPEILGLRPVDATKVLLSGMWFM; this is encoded by the coding sequence ATGGGACTTACGAGCGTCCACGTAGGGCTCGACGACACGGACTCTCCGCTGGGGCTTTGTACAACGTTTGTAGCGCTCGCCATAGTAAGGGAAGCCTCTAGGATCGGTGCCGGCTTCGCTGACCTGCCGTACCTGGTTAGGCTGAACCCTAACGTACCCTTGAAGACCAGGGGTAACGGTGCAGTAGCCATTCACTTCCTAGTGGAAGAAGAATTGGTGCCCAGGGTTGAAGAGGCCGTAGTGCGCGCTCTCGACGATCTTTCAGAGAGGCATGGCAAAACAGATCCTGCCGCTATCCTGGTGAAGGGGGATGTGCCTCGCGCATTTAGATCAGTGTACCTTAGGGCTTTGACGGAGTTCATCCCATCCAGCTACGTTAGAAGTGTCCTGGAACGCTTCAAAGGTGAAAGCGTGAAGTTGCTGTACTCTCGTAGCAAGCGACCTAGGGGGCTCGTGGGAGCTGTTGCATCGCTGGGGGCTTACCCGCTAGAAGATTACACCTACGAGCTAATAGTATACAGGAGCCCGGAGGAGCGTAGCGAGTCGAGAGACATCTCGGAGGATCTACTACTGGAGCTTGACAGAAAGTACCGCCCGCTGGTATTCGCGACGTACGACTACTCTTCTCGCAGAGTCCTAGCCGTACCACACGGACCGGACCCCGTAATCTTCGGTCTGAGAAGCCTCGACCCAGAGATACTCGTAAACGTGGCGGTAGATGTGCTCGAAAAGATATCCCACGCGGGCTATCTCTTGTTTAAAACTAACCAGGGCACCAGCGCCCATCTGCAGAGGTATAAACCGGTAGCCCTCGTAAGGCCGTATGACTCCGTCGTCGTGAGGGGCTCTGTCGCCGAGAAACCTACCGTGATTAGCGGGGGGCATGTCATTGTGAATGTTTGCGACGAAACGGGTTGCCTACAGATAGCGTTCTACAAGGAGACCGGGAGGCTGAACAGAGTGGCAAAGCTACTATCCAGGGGGGACTTGGTAGAGGTGGGTGGAGGCGTCATGAAAAAAGATGGCCTGGTGCTGAACGCCGAGTACCTCAGGTTGATCAAGCCCGCTTTAAACGTAAAGCGGCTGAACCCCCTCTGCCCCAAGTGTGGCTCGAGAATGACTTCGGCCGGAAAGGGTAAGGGCTACAAGTGCCCTAAGTGCGGCTACAGGGCCAAAGAAGCCGCAAAGATATACCGAGTCGCTCCGAGGACGCTTGAGCCGGGAACGTACTTCCAATCTCCCTCTGCCTACAGACACTTAACGAAACCTCCCGAGATTCTGGGACTACGGCCGGTAGATGCAACCAAAGTGTTGCTCAGCGGAATGTGGTTCATGTAG
- a CDS encoding RidA family protein, producing the protein MVLEVVFTEKAPKPIGPYSQAVKVGSLVFVSGQIPIDPSSGEIVGKDIREQTRRVLENVKAILEATGSSLDKVVYSLVFLRNLSDFKAFNEVYEEYFKNTKPARVTVQAADIPRGALVEISVIATT; encoded by the coding sequence ATGGTATTGGAAGTAGTATTCACGGAGAAAGCGCCGAAACCGATAGGACCTTACTCTCAAGCCGTTAAGGTTGGCTCTTTGGTGTTCGTCTCGGGCCAGATACCGATAGACCCCTCTTCGGGGGAGATTGTAGGCAAGGACATCAGGGAGCAGACAAGAAGAGTGCTCGAAAACGTGAAGGCCATTCTAGAAGCTACCGGAAGCTCTCTCGACAAAGTAGTATACTCTCTAGTCTTCCTAAGGAACCTCTCCGACTTCAAAGCATTCAACGAAGTCTACGAGGAGTACTTCAAGAACACTAAGCCCGCGCGAGTAACAGTGCAAGCGGCCGACATACCCAGAGGGGCACTCGTTGAAATCTCAGTAATAGCTACTACATAA
- a CDS encoding PfkB family carbohydrate kinase, with product MWGLKVDVYLIGHLTVDIVVEGGNMRRSLGGTVTFGSLAAIRHNATPHVVSKVGRDFPDEYLMYLGRNNVDLSYVRLSRYLPTTKFKLVYREGGERVLYLLSRCEDILSSDVPLDKLKGNIAVIGALIGEVPPSVVQEISEHASLVVSDLQGYVRRQSEDRSIVLASTPEAKLLISLSDVVHAEVAEAKAVFGDLPPAELAKRIVEGGAAVALVTLGAGGAYVATKQRVLFVPSFPTRVVDRTGAGDVFTTVFAIEYHRLGDYREAAAYATAAVSFLIEKPGPDGLRSRWEVKRRAEKILNEIREYPLDEDRRSR from the coding sequence TTGTGGGGACTCAAAGTGGACGTCTACTTGATCGGTCACCTCACTGTGGATATAGTCGTGGAAGGAGGAAACATGAGGCGAAGCCTAGGGGGAACGGTCACGTTTGGTTCGCTAGCCGCTATCAGGCACAACGCAACGCCACACGTCGTGTCGAAGGTTGGGAGAGACTTTCCCGACGAATACCTGATGTACCTGGGCAGAAACAACGTCGACTTAAGCTACGTGAGGCTTTCAAGGTACCTTCCTACGACAAAGTTTAAGCTCGTGTACAGGGAGGGAGGAGAGCGTGTCCTCTACCTCCTCTCGAGGTGCGAGGATATACTGTCGAGCGACGTGCCTCTCGATAAGCTTAAGGGCAACATAGCGGTGATAGGCGCGCTTATAGGCGAAGTCCCACCTAGCGTCGTACAGGAGATATCCGAGCACGCTTCTCTCGTTGTGAGCGATTTACAAGGCTACGTAAGGAGGCAGTCCGAGGACAGGAGCATAGTGCTTGCATCGACCCCCGAGGCTAAGCTCCTCATCTCCCTCTCCGATGTTGTACACGCAGAAGTAGCGGAGGCGAAGGCGGTCTTCGGGGATCTTCCTCCGGCCGAGCTAGCAAAGAGGATCGTAGAGGGGGGCGCGGCGGTAGCCCTTGTAACGCTTGGCGCCGGTGGAGCTTACGTGGCCACGAAGCAGAGAGTACTGTTCGTACCGAGCTTTCCTACAAGAGTTGTCGATAGAACAGGAGCCGGCGACGTATTCACCACAGTCTTTGCCATCGAGTACCATAGGCTTGGCGACTACAGAGAGGCAGCGGCCTATGCGACAGCCGCTGTCTCCTTCCTGATTGAGAAGCCGGGTCCCGATGGACTCCGAAGCCGATGGGAGGTTAAGAGAAGAGCGGAGAAAATACTGAATGAGATTAGGGAGTACCCTCTAGATGAGGATAGACGTTCAAGGTGA
- a CDS encoding isopentenyl phosphate kinase, producing MNPAMLTVIKLGGSVITDKSKPYTVRSSNLKTASAALAKLYGEGYDIVLVHGGGSFGHPTAAKYRLHEGGLSPEKVRGFSETRYWMTKLNTLVVEHLLRLNVPAVSLQTSAIAVNSGGKLSRISLDVLREMLARRLVPVLYGDAVIDLSRGFSILSGDTLAARIAVELGAKSLVYVMGAGGVYSKPPGSPDARLLREIAENDVLTVGGTHGVDVTGGLREKLAEAFYAAKNGVRVCIGGVNFIEKMVKGEEAPYTVVKA from the coding sequence TTGAACCCGGCAATGCTTACGGTGATAAAGCTCGGAGGATCTGTGATTACCGATAAATCTAAGCCGTACACAGTCCGAAGCTCCAACTTGAAGACAGCGTCCGCCGCGCTGGCAAAGCTCTACGGAGAAGGCTACGATATCGTGCTCGTCCACGGAGGCGGCTCCTTCGGACACCCCACCGCGGCTAAGTACAGGCTACACGAGGGAGGCTTATCCCCTGAGAAGGTGCGCGGCTTCTCGGAGACGAGGTACTGGATGACGAAGCTAAACACCCTGGTCGTGGAGCACCTTTTAAGGCTGAACGTGCCGGCCGTTTCTCTTCAAACATCGGCTATAGCTGTGAATAGCGGCGGAAAACTTTCAAGGATAAGCCTAGACGTCCTCCGGGAAATGCTCGCGAGAAGACTGGTACCTGTGCTCTACGGAGACGCAGTGATAGACTTGTCGAGAGGTTTCTCGATACTTTCCGGAGACACCCTAGCGGCTAGAATAGCCGTCGAGCTTGGAGCAAAAAGCCTAGTCTACGTGATGGGAGCGGGGGGCGTCTACTCGAAGCCTCCTGGAAGTCCCGATGCGCGCCTCCTGCGGGAGATAGCAGAGAACGACGTACTGACGGTGGGTGGAACTCACGGAGTAGACGTTACCGGCGGGTTAAGGGAGAAGCTCGCAGAGGCTTTCTACGCGGCGAAAAACGGGGTAAGGGTGTGCATCGGCGGCGTCAACTTCATAGAGAAGATGGTTAAAGGTGAAGAAGCACCGTACACCGTCGTGAAGGCCTAA
- a CDS encoding polyprenyl synthetase family protein: MSARVLERLGEIGALVDPVMEKYLLRGASPEFQDAVLYQVRMGGKRVRPALTIASTLAVGGKEENALPAAAAVELAHNYSLILDDIIDHSELRRGKPTVWKKYGISTAILIAVHYRESITEALNDTPEPPVFHAIMAETIKLLTDGERLDILFEQSGRSDEPYVVEQRYRAVRLDDYLRMIERKTAKLIETSCVFGALSAGQRGEILEALREYGYNLGMAFQVGDDIIDIFGEEEKTGKRVGGDIKEHKLGNVVVLLALEETRDKERLLAILRKEDVSWEEVKEAISIISETNAREKAEVLRRDYVSRALKALEKLPRSEYRDMLEELAVFIEKREF, encoded by the coding sequence GTGTCGGCTCGCGTACTTGAAAGGCTCGGGGAGATAGGTGCTCTAGTAGACCCCGTTATGGAAAAGTACCTGCTCAGGGGCGCTAGCCCAGAGTTCCAGGACGCTGTTCTTTACCAAGTGAGGATGGGAGGGAAAAGGGTTCGCCCAGCTCTTACAATAGCGAGCACGCTGGCAGTGGGCGGTAAAGAGGAGAACGCGTTGCCGGCTGCCGCGGCTGTAGAGCTTGCGCATAATTATTCCCTCATACTTGACGATATAATCGACCACAGCGAGCTCCGCAGGGGTAAGCCTACCGTGTGGAAAAAGTACGGCATAAGCACCGCGATACTCATAGCCGTACATTACAGGGAAAGCATAACAGAGGCTTTGAACGATACGCCAGAGCCGCCCGTTTTCCACGCCATCATGGCGGAGACAATAAAGCTCCTAACTGACGGGGAGAGGCTGGACATACTCTTCGAGCAGTCGGGGAGGAGCGACGAGCCGTACGTCGTGGAGCAACGCTATAGAGCGGTGAGGCTTGATGACTACCTACGCATGATAGAGAGGAAAACGGCGAAGCTCATAGAGACATCCTGCGTGTTCGGAGCCCTCTCGGCGGGGCAAAGAGGAGAGATCCTCGAGGCTCTACGGGAGTACGGGTACAACCTGGGAATGGCTTTCCAAGTGGGAGACGACATAATAGACATTTTCGGCGAAGAGGAGAAAACCGGGAAAAGGGTTGGAGGAGACATTAAGGAGCATAAGCTGGGAAATGTCGTGGTGCTCCTAGCGCTCGAGGAGACGAGGGACAAGGAGAGGCTCCTCGCCATACTGAGGAAGGAGGACGTGTCCTGGGAGGAAGTGAAAGAGGCTATAAGTATAATCTCTGAAACGAATGCGCGCGAAAAGGCCGAGGTTTTGCGAAGGGACTACGTATCCCGCGCCTTGAAGGCTTTAGAGAAGCTTCCGCGAAGCGAGTACAGGGACATGCTCGAAGAACTGGCAGTGTTCATAGAGAAGAGAGAGTTCTAA